The genomic segment TAATATATATTTAATTGGAACCATTTTTGTTTTAATCGCCCTTGGACTTAATCCTTTCATTTCTAGTCAAGGTTTTCCAAAGGAAGCAATGTTTTCTATTCTTATAGGTGCTATTACAAATCTTATACTAGACCCTATTTTCATTTTTCAATTTCATATGGGAATTAGAGGAGCAGCATGGGCTACTGTTATTTCTCAAGGATTTAGTGCCTGTTGGATATTCTTCTTTCTAACCTCTAATAAATCAGTTATAAAAATAAAATTAAAAAATCTTATTCCTGATTTTAAAATTATAAAAAATATTCTTGTATTAGGTACCTCATCTTTTACAATGCAAATAACAGAAAGTATGTTAGGAGTAACTTTAAATAAAAGTCTTCAAATTCATGGAGGAGATTTATATGTAGGAGCTATGGCTATAGCTCAAAGTATAATGCAACTTATCTCTATCCCAATAAGAGGATTTACTTATGGTTCTCAACCTATAGTAAGTTATAATTTTGGAGCAAAAAATAAAGAAAGAGTTATGAAAGCTACCAAAATTATTGTTGGATATGCTACTTTTATTCTAGGTTTTTCTTCTCTATTAACAATAATATTTCCAGAATTTTTCTCATCAATGTTTACTAAAGACCCTGAACTTCTTGCTCTAATGGGAAAAACTCTTCCAGTTTATATGGGAGGAATGGTAATATTTGGAATACAAAATGGAGGACAAGCTGTATTTTTAGGAATTGGACTTGCTAAAACTTCAATATTCTTAGCATTATTTAGAAAAATTTTGCTTCTTATTCCTTTAGCTTTAATTTTACCTAATTATATGGGCGTTATGGGAGTTTTCTATGCAGAATTTATATCTGATACTCTTTCTGCTATAACAACACTATTTATATTTGTATTTATTTTTAAAAAAGTTGTAGATAAAAATATGCAATAAAATTTTATTTATAAAAATATTAAAAGGACTGTTATATTCTAACAATCCTTTTATTTTTATTTATTTAATTCTTCATAAGATTTTAAACCATAACTAGATTTTGCCTTTATTACTGCTCTATTTATAGCTTTTCCCATTACATAAGCTCCTAAACTTCCGATTATATCCACTGTAGTTTCTACTTCTCCTGTTCCTATAGTAAATATTGTATCTCCATCTAAAGATGTATGTACAGGACAAATTGCTCTTGCATATCCATTATGTGCCATTGAAGATATTTTTGTAGCTTGAGCTTTTGTTAAGTTTCCATTTGTAATTATACACCCTATTGTTGTATTTGTATTTTGAAATACATCTACATCTTTTCCTAAATCTTCCCACATAAGCTCTCTTGTACTTAATATTTTAGTTTTCTCCTCATTTAAAATTCCAGCTAATGGTTTATTAGTATTTACATCAATTACATCTCCTATAGCATTTACACTTACAATAGCTCCAACTTTTAATCTTCCAACTTGTACACAATAAACTCCAAGTCCTGATTTCATTGCTCTATCCATTCCCCTATATTTTCCAACAGAAGCCCCTGTTCCAGCCCCAAAATTTCCTTCTTGGATATTATTTTTTTCAGAATTACAACAAGCTTCATATCCCATATTTTTATCAGGTCTAATTTTAGAATTTCCAACAGCTAAATCAAAAAGAGAAGCTCCACAAACAATAGGTACAACTCCTACTCCAACTTGAAATCCTACTCCTCTTTCTTCTAAATATTTCATAACTCCACTAGATGCTTCTAATCCATAAGCACTTCCACCAGATAATACAATTCCATGAATTTTTTCTATAGTATTTATAGGATTTAAAAGTTCTGTTTCATGAGAAGCAGGTCCTCCACCTCTTACATCTACTCCAGCACAACCACCTTTTTCACATAAAATTACTGTGCAACCTGTTCCAGCTTCAAAATTTTGGGCATTACCTATTTTTATTCCATCTATTTCAGTTATATTTATCTCTTTCATTTTTCCCTCCTTTTTATATTTTAATTATATAAAAATTTTTATTTTTCTTCAATATTCACTTTTTATCAAAAAATAAAAAAGCAGTCAGACAACTGACTGTTTTTTATTTATTTTATTACAAGTTCTACAGGACAATGGTCAGACCCTAATATTTCTGTGTGAATTTTAGCTGACTCTAATCTTTCTTTTAAACTTTCTGATACTACAAAATAATCTATTCTCCAGCCAGCATTTCTTCCTCTAGCATTAAATCTATAAGACCACCACGAATAAACATCTGTTACATCTGGATAAAAATAACGGAAAGTATCTATAAATCCATCATTTACTAAATTATCAAATTTTCCTCTTTCTTCATCTGTAAATCCAGCATTTCTTCTATTTGCTTTAGGATTTTTTAAATCTATCTCTTTATGAGCAACATTCAAATCTCCACAGAAAATTACAGGTTTTTTCTTTTCTAAATTTTTTAAATAATTTTTAAATTCATCTTCCCAAACCATTCTATAATCTAATCTCTCTAATTCTGTTTTAGAGTTTGGAGTATATACTGTTATAAAATAATAATCTTCAAATTCTAAAGTTATTACCCTTCCTTCTTTATCATGTTCATCAATTCCTAAGCCATAAGATACACTTATAGGTTCAACTTTAGTAAAAATTGCTGTTCCTGAATATCCTTTTTTTTCAGCATAATTCCAATATTGATGATACCCCTCTAATTGTAAATCAATTTGTCCCTCTTGTAATTTTGTTTCTTGAAGGCAAAAAATATCTGCATCTACTTCTTTAAAAAAATCCATAAATCCTTTTGTTACACAAGCTCTAAGCCCATTTACATTCCACGAAATAAACTTCATACTTCTCCTTTATACATCTAATTTCAAAAATAAGTTTAAAAATTTTCCTACTCCACTATCTTCATTTGATTTAGTATTATATCTTACATTTTCTTTTACTAAATCTTTAGCATTTTCTACAGCCACAGAATAATTTACATCTTTTAACATAGCCAAATCATTTTCGTTATCTCCAAAAACCACTATTTCATCTAAAGCTATTCCCATATCATTAGTTACTATTTTTAGAGCATTTCCTTTACTAGCTTCTTTATTTACTATATCCATTACACTGTCACCAGATTCAAAAATATTTACTTTATCTAAATATTTTTCCTCTACATAATCTCTTAATTTTTTAAATTTTTCTTTATCTCCATAAAAAACTAATTTTTGGTAATCTTCTTTTAAAATATTTTCTTTTTTCTCATCAAAAACAAAATTAAAATTTTTATTTTCTAATGAAAATTCTCTATAATATTCTGTATCTAATTGAGAATAATAGATATTTTTTCTACTTGTAGCACTATAATTTAATCCAACCTCTTTAGCTTTTAAGAAAATATCATAAGATACCTCTCTATCTATTGAAGCTTCATATATAATTTCATCTTCTTTATAAACTCTTGCTCCATTTAGACAGATAAAATATTTAATATTTGGAATATCTTTTAATAAATCATTTATACTTGTTCTATCTCTTCCAGAAGCTGCTATAAATTCTATTCCCTTAGCTTGAGCTTTTAATATTGCTTCTCTATTTATATCAGTTACTTTCTTTTCTTTTGTTACAAAAGTTCCATCTAAATCACTAGCAATAGCTTTTACTGGAAAATCATCTTCTACTACACCTAAATCAATATATTTTTGTAAATAATCTTTTATATATCCATTATAAACTTCTGGCATATATTGAATAATTGGTCTCATTCTTTTTAAAATTTTACTTTTATTAGGTTTGAATTTTCTCCAAGTATGAGCATCAGATGTTACATTTTGAATAAATCCTTGGAATCTATCACAAGCATTAGCAAATTTTGATTCATCAGTTTCCATATTTTCAAATTCATACCATAGATTTAGATACTCTTCTTTTTGGTCTTCAGGCAACATTCCAAAAGTTATATTTGCACTTTCAACCTCTTTTTTATATTTTTCTTCTGGTGAAAATTCTCCATAAGCTGGTGTATCTCCAGCTAAAATCTCTACTATATCATGAATTAATATCATTTTTATCACTCTTGACATATCAACTTCTTTTTTATAATACTCTCTTAGTATAAAAGCTGAAGTTGCCATATGCCATGAATGTTCTGTGTCATTTTCTCTTCTAGTTCCATTTAGTACAAGACTTTGACGAAGAATTCCTTTTAATTTATCAATTTCTATTAAAAAATCTATTTGTTTTTTTAGTCTATCCATCTTTCCTCCTTATCCTAAATTAAATTATATCATAATTTTTTTTTATTGTTAAGATTTCAAACTAAAAAAGAATTTTTCTGTTAATTTATTGAAAAGATTTAATTTTATTTATATAATCTAATATATTAATATTATTTCAAGGAGGAAAATTGAAGTTAGATTTTATTTTAAATTTTGATATTGTTATAGTAGGTAGTGGAATTGCTGGATTAGTTTCAACTAAAGAAGCTGTAAAAACTGGTAAAAATATTTGTTTAATTACAAATGGAAATTTTGGTGGTGGAGCTAGTTATTTTCCTTTAAAAGGTACTTTAGGAATTCAATCTACTTTAAATAATGAAGATAGAGAAAAATTTTTAGAAGATATAAAAAATATTGGAAACAAAATGGAAAATGAAGATTTAATAAAAACTTATATAAATGAAATCCCTGATAATATTTCTTCATTAAAAGAAATTGGTTTTGAACCTTGGTTAAGAAATGATAGAAGACCAGCTTGTTTTGCTAAATATCCTAGAGATATTTATCTTATAAAAGATTGGGAAAAGGCTAGAGAAAAAGGTAAAGAGATATTTTCAAACTTTGAAAACTTAAAAATATTTGAAAACACATCTATAGTTAAAATTATAAAAGATAATGAAAAAATTATCGGAGGAATCTTTAAAAATAAAGATAAATTTTTTGGTATTTCTTCGCCTATTATCATTCTTGCTACAGGTGGAATAGCTGGGAATTTTAAACATAAATTATATCCAGAAGATGTTAACGGAATAGGACATATTGTAGCTTTGGATTCTGGAGCAGAAGTACAAAATATGGAGTTTATTCAATTTATCCCTGGTTTTTTAAAACCAAAGTATAATACTTTATTTGGTGAACATACTCTTAAATACTGTGAAGGAATGTTTGACTTAAATAACAATTTAATTTTTGATGGTATAAATAATCCTGAAAATAAAAATTTATGGATAGAAAGAAGTGGTTATGCTCCTTTTAGTTTTGATTTTGAAAGTCATAAAATAGATTTAAAAATGATAAAATCTTTAGATAATGAAGGGGTAATTTTAAAATATTCAAAAGATTTATATAAAGATGAGGGAGAATTTTATAAAGTTTATTTAAGTTGGTTAAAAGATACTATGGGAATAGATATGTGTAAAGATGAGGTTATAATTACTCCTTTTGTCCATAGTTGTAATGGAGGTATAAAGATAAATAATAATTCTGAAACCTCTGTAAAAGGATTATATGCAGTTGGAGAAATATCTTCTTGCATTGAAGGAGCTAATAGATTAGGTGGAAATTCTGTTGGTGGTTCTTTAGTCTTTGGTAAAAGAGCTATAATTTCAGCCATAAACTACTTAAAAAATTCTGATTTTAAAGAATATTCTCTCTTAGATTTTCAATTAAAATTTAATGATTGGCTAGATTCTTTAATAGATGGAAAAAATATTTTATCTGAAAATGAAATTTTGACTAAATTAAAAGCTATTACTTCAAAAGCTTGTAATATAAAAAGAAATGAAAAAGTTTTAAATACTTCATTAAAAGAAATAGAAAATTTAAAAAATAATTTTAGTATAAAAGAAAATATTAAAAGTAAAGGTTTAGAAATATATTTAAGATTGGAAGTAACTAAAATGTTAATCTTAAGTATGTTAGAAAGAAAAGAAAGCAGAGGAGCTCATTATAGAGAAGATTATCCATATTCTTTAGATGATACTTATAAAATTATTCTTTCAAGAAAAAATAATAATTTTATAGTAAAAATTTTAAAAATATAACTTTATATAAAATATCATACTAATTTATAACTTAAAAAACTTTATGATAAATAATTTTTTTACTTATTGGTGTATATTTTATTTTAGAATAAAAAAGGCTATAGTATATCTATAGCCTTTAATCTTTATTATTACATTACATAATGCATTACAACACCAGGTCCAATAGGAAGTCCTAAGAAGAAGAATATCATTAGTAATATTGTCCATCCAATTAAGAATGTAATTGAATATGGTAACATTGTTGAAATAAGAGTTCCCATTCCACTTTCTTTATCAAATCCTTGCATATAAGCAACTATGAAAGCAAAATATGACATTAATGGAGAAATAATATTAGTAGAAGAATCTCCTATTCTATACATTGCTTGAGTCAATTCTGGAGAGAATCCTAATCTCATAAACATTGGAATAAA from the Fusobacterium perfoetens ATCC 29250 genome contains:
- a CDS encoding MATE family efflux transporter yields the protein METMKASERLGTEPIGKLILKLSIPAVIAQIVNVLYNIIDRVYLGHIEGVGTLALTGIGVTFPIIVGISAFSAFAGYAGAPLSSIELGRKNYKKAEKILGNSVTITLFFTLIIPTIVYIFREQLLFSFGASENILPYALDYLNIYLIGTIFVLIALGLNPFISSQGFPKEAMFSILIGAITNLILDPIFIFQFHMGIRGAAWATVISQGFSACWIFFFLTSNKSVIKIKLKNLIPDFKIIKNILVLGTSSFTMQITESMLGVTLNKSLQIHGGDLYVGAMAIAQSIMQLISIPIRGFTYGSQPIVSYNFGAKNKERVMKATKIIVGYATFILGFSSLLTIIFPEFFSSMFTKDPELLALMGKTLPVYMGGMVIFGIQNGGQAVFLGIGLAKTSIFLALFRKILLLIPLALILPNYMGVMGVFYAEFISDTLSAITTLFIFVFIFKKVVDKNMQ
- a CDS encoding P1 family peptidase — protein: MKEINITEIDGIKIGNAQNFEAGTGCTVILCEKGGCAGVDVRGGGPASHETELLNPINTIEKIHGIVLSGGSAYGLEASSGVMKYLEERGVGFQVGVGVVPIVCGASLFDLAVGNSKIRPDKNMGYEACCNSEKNNIQEGNFGAGTGASVGKYRGMDRAMKSGLGVYCVQVGRLKVGAIVSVNAIGDVIDVNTNKPLAGILNEEKTKILSTRELMWEDLGKDVDVFQNTNTTIGCIITNGNLTKAQATKISSMAHNGYARAICPVHTSLDGDTIFTIGTGEVETTVDIIGSLGAYVMGKAINRAVIKAKSSYGLKSYEELNK
- a CDS encoding exodeoxyribonuclease III; its protein translation is MKFISWNVNGLRACVTKGFMDFFKEVDADIFCLQETKLQEGQIDLQLEGYHQYWNYAEKKGYSGTAIFTKVEPISVSYGLGIDEHDKEGRVITLEFEDYYFITVYTPNSKTELERLDYRMVWEDEFKNYLKNLEKKKPVIFCGDLNVAHKEIDLKNPKANRRNAGFTDEERGKFDNLVNDGFIDTFRYFYPDVTDVYSWWSYRFNARGRNAGWRIDYFVVSESLKERLESAKIHTEILGSDHCPVELVIK
- a CDS encoding Cof-type HAD-IIB family hydrolase produces the protein MDRLKKQIDFLIEIDKLKGILRQSLVLNGTRRENDTEHSWHMATSAFILREYYKKEVDMSRVIKMILIHDIVEILAGDTPAYGEFSPEEKYKKEVESANITFGMLPEDQKEEYLNLWYEFENMETDESKFANACDRFQGFIQNVTSDAHTWRKFKPNKSKILKRMRPIIQYMPEVYNGYIKDYLQKYIDLGVVEDDFPVKAIASDLDGTFVTKEKKVTDINREAILKAQAKGIEFIAASGRDRTSINDLLKDIPNIKYFICLNGARVYKEDEIIYEASIDREVSYDIFLKAKEVGLNYSATSRKNIYYSQLDTEYYREFSLENKNFNFVFDEKKENILKEDYQKLVFYGDKEKFKKLRDYVEEKYLDKVNIFESGDSVMDIVNKEASKGNALKIVTNDMGIALDEIVVFGDNENDLAMLKDVNYSVAVENAKDLVKENVRYNTKSNEDSGVGKFLNLFLKLDV
- a CDS encoding FAD-binding protein, with translation MKLDFILNFDIVIVGSGIAGLVSTKEAVKTGKNICLITNGNFGGGASYFPLKGTLGIQSTLNNEDREKFLEDIKNIGNKMENEDLIKTYINEIPDNISSLKEIGFEPWLRNDRRPACFAKYPRDIYLIKDWEKAREKGKEIFSNFENLKIFENTSIVKIIKDNEKIIGGIFKNKDKFFGISSPIIILATGGIAGNFKHKLYPEDVNGIGHIVALDSGAEVQNMEFIQFIPGFLKPKYNTLFGEHTLKYCEGMFDLNNNLIFDGINNPENKNLWIERSGYAPFSFDFESHKIDLKMIKSLDNEGVILKYSKDLYKDEGEFYKVYLSWLKDTMGIDMCKDEVIITPFVHSCNGGIKINNNSETSVKGLYAVGEISSCIEGANRLGGNSVGGSLVFGKRAIISAINYLKNSDFKEYSLLDFQLKFNDWLDSLIDGKNILSENEILTKLKAITSKACNIKRNEKVLNTSLKEIENLKNNFSIKENIKSKGLEIYLRLEVTKMLILSMLERKESRGAHYREDYPYSLDDTYKIILSRKNNNFIVKILKI